A genomic window from Chitinophaga pollutisoli includes:
- a CDS encoding PorP/SprF family type IX secretion system membrane protein, producing MRKAAHYIFLVCCLAAAFPAAAQDLHFSQFFNSPLSTNPANTGFIPDGNYRIGINYRNQWATIPVPYKTMSAFGDFQLLRDRLTYGWVGVGGMIMRDVAGSGNLTSTKAYGSVAYHQLLGQSSLLSAGFNVGYADKRVDLSKLTFGSQWNGNFFDSQMFSGEPFTSASVGYLDLQVGMNYAFFPNELVYVNGGFSVHHINTPRESFYDGNNKIDRRYIGFLNASLKMSDKVILNPGAYYSRQANVSETMLGAYAAYNLSGDGTQQLFGGAYYRLKDAAALLVGYQVSNFRLMFNYDVTTSALSAANKRQGAYELSLLYVGLYPNRSFSHAKRYTLCPSF from the coding sequence ATGAGAAAAGCAGCGCACTATATTTTCCTCGTTTGTTGCCTCGCGGCAGCCTTCCCGGCGGCCGCGCAAGATTTGCATTTTTCGCAGTTCTTCAATTCACCCTTGTCTACCAACCCGGCTAATACCGGATTTATTCCGGACGGCAACTACCGGATCGGTATTAATTACCGCAACCAATGGGCCACGATCCCCGTGCCGTACAAGACCATGTCGGCATTCGGTGATTTCCAGCTCCTGCGCGACCGGCTTACTTACGGCTGGGTGGGCGTGGGCGGTATGATCATGCGCGACGTAGCGGGCAGCGGCAACCTGACGAGCACCAAGGCATACGGGTCCGTGGCTTACCACCAGCTCCTCGGCCAGAGCAGCCTGCTTTCTGCGGGCTTCAACGTCGGGTATGCCGATAAGCGGGTGGATCTGAGCAAGCTCACGTTCGGCTCGCAATGGAATGGTAATTTTTTCGATTCGCAGATGTTTTCGGGAGAACCGTTTACTTCCGCATCCGTAGGTTACCTCGACCTGCAGGTAGGGATGAATTATGCGTTCTTCCCCAACGAGCTCGTATATGTGAACGGCGGCTTTTCGGTACATCACATTAACACGCCCCGCGAGTCTTTCTACGACGGCAACAATAAAATCGACCGCCGCTATATCGGCTTCCTCAACGCCAGCCTGAAAATGAGTGACAAGGTGATCCTTAATCCCGGCGCATATTATTCCCGCCAGGCCAACGTCAGCGAAACGATGCTGGGCGCTTATGCGGCATATAATCTATCCGGCGACGGTACCCAGCAACTTTTCGGCGGCGCCTATTACCGGCTGAAGGATGCGGCGGCGTTGCTGGTAGGGTACCAGGTATCCAATTTCAGGCTGATGTTCAACTACGACGTTACTACCAGCGCGCTTTCAGCGGCCAACAAACGCCAGGGCGCCTACGAACTTAGCCTGTTATACGTTGGGCTGTATCCCAACCGGAGCTTCTCCCACGCCAAACGATATACGCTCTGCCCGTCATTTTGA
- a CDS encoding TIGR03364 family FAD-dependent oxidoreductase encodes MYQQADTAVIGAGIVGLATAYHLALKGKKVVVFERNPRALGASFRNFGLFWTLGQRQGHIYDRALYGRSIWQHVAKASGLTLEENGSMLLAYHADEAGVMEEFAQSTGIQCELLTPLAARARSGAFRPEGLKAALYSPLEMTVNPREAGARLAAWLESAHGVTFRYNTPVNGIQLPHIETKDENWKVDRVYVCSGYDFETLYPAVFASAPLTRCKLQMLRTVPQPDGWKLGPALVTGMSMLHYPSFAHCPGLAAVKQRVEATLPEYVKYGIHLMVTQNGAGELSLGDSHEYGWEVDPFDKEHISRLILQFINTFLHAPTLDIQERWHGIYPKLTNGEHDLVLHPEPGVTIVNGLGGAGMTLSFGLARDVTAVE; translated from the coding sequence ATGTACCAGCAAGCAGATACCGCAGTAATCGGCGCAGGCATCGTTGGCCTGGCCACCGCATATCATCTTGCCCTGAAAGGTAAGAAGGTGGTGGTTTTTGAACGCAATCCCCGCGCCCTGGGCGCTTCGTTCCGCAATTTCGGCCTCTTCTGGACGCTGGGGCAAAGGCAGGGGCACATCTACGACCGCGCGCTGTACGGCCGTTCCATATGGCAACACGTAGCGAAGGCGTCGGGGCTCACTTTGGAAGAAAACGGTTCCATGCTGCTGGCATATCATGCCGACGAAGCCGGCGTCATGGAAGAATTCGCCCAAAGCACCGGTATCCAATGCGAACTGCTGACCCCTCTAGCCGCACGTGCCCGCAGCGGGGCCTTCCGGCCGGAAGGGCTCAAAGCCGCTTTGTACAGTCCGCTCGAAATGACGGTTAACCCCCGCGAAGCCGGCGCCCGCCTGGCTGCATGGCTCGAAAGTGCCCATGGCGTTACGTTCCGGTACAATACGCCCGTCAACGGTATCCAGCTGCCGCACATCGAAACAAAAGACGAAAATTGGAAAGTGGACCGCGTGTACGTGTGCAGCGGCTATGATTTTGAAACGCTGTATCCCGCAGTTTTCGCTTCAGCGCCCCTCACGCGGTGCAAGCTCCAGATGCTCCGCACCGTTCCCCAACCCGATGGCTGGAAGCTGGGCCCGGCGCTGGTTACGGGCATGTCGATGCTGCATTATCCGTCTTTCGCGCATTGTCCGGGCCTGGCGGCCGTGAAGCAGCGCGTGGAAGCCACATTGCCGGAATACGTGAAATACGGCATCCATCTTATGGTAACACAAAACGGAGCAGGGGAGCTTTCACTCGGCGATTCCCATGAATACGGCTGGGAGGTAGACCCCTTCGACAAGGAGCACATTTCCCGCCTCATCCTTCAGTTCATCAACACTTTCCTCCACGCGCCCACCCTGGATATCCAGGAGCGCTGGCATGGCATATACCCGAAACTCACCAACGGCGAACACGATCTCGTACTGCACCCGGAGCCCGGCGTCACCATCGTCAACGGGCTCGGAGGAGCCGGCATGACGCTCTCATTCGGCCTCGCGCGCGACGTGACCGCCGTGGAATGA
- a CDS encoding sodium:solute symporter: MSPISPGLFVLFIASYFILLLMVSYFTTRKVDEQSYFIGNRNSVWYLVAIGMISDSLSGVTFISVPGKVEVASFSYLQTILGYILGYVVIATVLLPLYYNRNLTSIYTYLQQRFGPVTQKTGAMFFILSRLVGAAARLFLVAGVLQLFVFDYYNIPFALSVSIMILLMLVYTYRGGIKTLVWTDAMQSTFLLLAVVLTIFVICRDLNWGLGDLVSNVVSSPHSRTFFWDWKASNFFPKEFFGGMMIAVTMTGLDQNMMQKNLSCRSLKEAQKNIYSFSIMQLVVNVFFLSLGILLYQYLHANNIPMPLTAKGAPATDQVFPLLALQHLGTFASVIFIVGLTAATFSSADSVLTTLTTSFYIDILGYPTDGIDARRKRIKNMIHIGCAVALLLTILLFREFNNDAIIDSVLFLATITYGPMLGLFAFGILNKRPILDYGSLIVCLIAPLLCFFLKQYSAEWLGGYKFGNELLIVNGLFTYIGLWLFSRKKADALPALQ; encoded by the coding sequence ATGTCGCCAATATCGCCAGGGCTTTTCGTCCTTTTTATTGCCAGCTATTTTATCCTGCTCCTGATGGTTTCTTACTTCACCACCCGAAAGGTGGACGAGCAGTCGTATTTCATCGGCAACCGTAATTCCGTGTGGTATCTCGTCGCCATCGGGATGATCAGCGATTCGCTTTCCGGTGTTACTTTCATCTCCGTTCCGGGCAAAGTGGAAGTCGCTTCTTTTTCTTACCTGCAAACGATCCTTGGGTATATCCTCGGCTACGTGGTGATTGCCACGGTGCTGCTGCCCCTGTATTATAACCGCAACCTCACGTCCATTTACACTTACCTGCAGCAACGCTTCGGGCCGGTGACGCAGAAAACGGGCGCGATGTTCTTCATCCTGTCGAGGCTGGTAGGCGCTGCGGCGCGCCTGTTCCTCGTGGCCGGCGTGTTACAGCTGTTCGTCTTCGACTATTACAACATACCATTCGCTTTATCCGTGTCGATCATGATCCTGCTGATGCTGGTGTATACCTATCGCGGTGGGATTAAAACCCTGGTGTGGACCGACGCGATGCAATCCACCTTCCTGCTCCTGGCCGTGGTGCTCACCATCTTTGTAATCTGCCGCGATCTCAACTGGGGGCTGGGCGACCTGGTGAGCAACGTAGTGAGCAGCCCGCATTCCCGCACGTTTTTCTGGGATTGGAAGGCGAGCAATTTCTTTCCTAAAGAATTTTTCGGCGGGATGATGATCGCGGTAACGATGACCGGGCTCGATCAGAACATGATGCAGAAAAACCTCAGCTGCCGCAGCCTGAAGGAAGCGCAGAAGAATATTTATTCCTTCAGCATCATGCAGCTCGTGGTGAACGTGTTTTTCCTCAGCCTGGGGATCCTGTTGTACCAATACCTGCACGCCAACAACATCCCGATGCCGCTGACGGCGAAAGGCGCGCCGGCTACCGACCAGGTATTTCCCTTGCTGGCCTTGCAGCACCTGGGCACTTTCGCTTCCGTGATTTTTATCGTGGGGCTGACGGCGGCCACGTTCTCCAGTGCAGATAGTGTGCTGACCACGCTCACGACTTCATTTTATATCGATATTCTCGGTTACCCGACTGACGGGATCGACGCGCGCCGCAAGCGGATCAAGAACATGATCCATATCGGGTGCGCGGTGGCGTTATTACTCACGATCTTATTGTTCAGGGAATTCAACAACGACGCGATCATCGATTCCGTGCTGTTCCTCGCCACGATCACCTACGGGCCGATGTTGGGGCTTTTCGCCTTCGGGATTCTGAACAAGCGGCCCATTCTCGATTATGGCTCCCTCATCGTGTGCCTCATCGCGCCGCTGCTTTGCTTCTTCCTGAAACAGTATTCTGCGGAATGGCTCGGCGGGTATAAATTCGGCAACGAGTTGCTGATCGTAAACGGTTTGTTTACGTATATAGGTTTGTGGTTGTTTTCCCGGAAGAAGGCGGACGCCCTGCCCGCATTGCAGTAA
- a CDS encoding TIGR00730 family Rossman fold protein: MNDSLKNLKMRDWTETKAHSSWQIFKIMAEFVEGFEALAKIGPCISIFGSARTRSGNLYYELACEIAKRLAEEGFGIISGGGPGIMEAANKGAQLADGTSVGLNITLPHEQYANPYLDRDKSLNFDYFFVRKVMFTKYSQGFVMMPGGFGTMDEFFEVATLIQTKKMTETPLVLVGKEYWSGLLEWIDTTMMKKESNIHPEDLNLLKVFDTADEVVEYFRVFYASNKLRPNF, translated from the coding sequence ATGAATGATTCGTTAAAGAATTTGAAAATGCGCGACTGGACGGAAACGAAAGCGCATTCCAGCTGGCAGATTTTCAAGATTATGGCCGAATTCGTGGAAGGATTTGAAGCCCTCGCCAAGATTGGTCCCTGTATTTCGATATTCGGTTCCGCCCGTACCCGTTCCGGCAACCTGTATTATGAACTGGCTTGTGAAATTGCGAAGCGCCTCGCGGAAGAAGGCTTCGGCATCATCTCCGGCGGCGGTCCCGGCATTATGGAAGCTGCCAACAAAGGCGCGCAACTGGCCGACGGTACCAGCGTAGGCCTCAACATCACCCTGCCGCACGAACAATACGCCAACCCTTATCTCGACCGCGATAAAAGCCTCAACTTCGATTACTTCTTCGTGCGCAAAGTCATGTTCACGAAATATTCCCAGGGCTTCGTGATGATGCCTGGCGGATTCGGCACGATGGATGAATTCTTCGAAGTAGCTACCCTCATCCAAACGAAGAAGATGACGGAAACCCCCTTGGTGCTCGTCGGCAAAGAATATTGGAGCGGTTTGCTCGAATGGATCGACACCACGATGATGAAAAAAGAAAGCAATATCCACCCCGAAGACCTCAACCTCCTGAAGGTGTTCGACACGGCAGACGAAGTGGTGGAATACTTCCGCGTGTTCTACGCTTCCAACAAACTCCGGCCCAATTTTTAG
- a CDS encoding O-methyltransferase, whose product MEVIPGDIQAFAEKYTTREADLLYRLHRETYLKVDQPHMLSGHVQGVFLSMVSHMMRPRRILEIGTYTGYSAICLAQGLAEDGMLHTIDVNEELEDMAARYIAEAGLTQKISQHIGKAAEIIPQLDEIFDLVFIDADKAGYGMYFDMVWEKLRPGGFMLADNVLYHGEVVLPETEQSNNAKAMIRFVEKALADERAETLLLTLRDGVQLIRKK is encoded by the coding sequence ATGGAGGTAATACCCGGGGATATACAGGCGTTTGCAGAGAAGTACACCACACGTGAAGCCGATCTGCTGTATCGCCTCCACAGGGAAACCTACCTGAAAGTGGATCAGCCGCATATGCTGAGCGGGCACGTGCAAGGTGTTTTTTTGTCGATGGTCAGCCACATGATGCGGCCGCGCCGTATCCTTGAAATCGGGACTTACACCGGGTATTCAGCCATTTGCCTGGCGCAGGGGCTCGCGGAAGACGGTATGCTGCATACCATCGATGTGAATGAAGAGCTGGAAGACATGGCGGCGCGTTATATCGCAGAAGCCGGTCTTACCCAGAAAATCTCCCAGCATATCGGAAAAGCGGCGGAGATCATCCCGCAACTGGATGAGATTTTCGACCTGGTTTTCATAGATGCGGACAAGGCCGGTTATGGAATGTACTTCGATATGGTGTGGGAGAAGCTGCGGCCCGGAGGGTTTATGCTGGCCGACAACGTATTGTATCACGGTGAAGTAGTACTGCCCGAAACCGAACAGAGCAACAATGCCAAAGCCATGATCCGCTTCGTGGAAAAGGCACTGGCCGACGAGCGCGCAGAAACCCTGCTGCTTACCCTGCGCGATGGCGTACAGCTCATCCGCAAAAAATAA
- a CDS encoding glucosaminidase domain-containing protein, with the protein MQVKSYCLAICLLLGGAIRSAAQNISTQQYIDTYKIIAIEEMRRSGVPAAIKLAQGILETQSGNSWLVQNSHNHFGIKCKNNWTGPSVAYDDDERGECFRKYGSPQESWKDHSEFLRNNPRYKFLFDLNPNDYKAWAYGLKTAGYATSRTYPQQLIQLIETYQLQQYTDIAMGKGDIRAKDVFAGDPGSYAPAQQPKTTRPVVATAAPVKKYPESGVFRINNRKAIYVKKGTALIQVASANDIRLSSLLKYNDLPADAPLEKDMVIFLQGKSKRGSNDFHIVAPGESLHDISQAEGVQLRWLRRRNKLEEGEQPAAGERIALDGYASAKPRLGSNSVAIVDEHEDLKPREIIRDIKKEIEKASAQAPVAENRPATPPPAPEKTSQSLPPGMIEDLKKAGAQTSGREQYHTVGEKETLYGISRRYGCTVSQLQEWNNLQDNGIKIGQQLVVKK; encoded by the coding sequence ATGCAAGTGAAGTCATACTGCCTGGCAATCTGTTTGCTGCTTGGCGGAGCCATACGAAGCGCCGCACAGAACATCAGCACCCAACAGTACATCGACACGTACAAAATCATCGCGATAGAAGAGATGCGCCGTTCCGGCGTGCCGGCCGCCATCAAGCTCGCGCAGGGGATCCTGGAAACGCAGTCCGGCAACAGCTGGCTGGTGCAGAACAGCCACAACCACTTCGGTATTAAATGCAAGAATAACTGGACGGGCCCTTCCGTAGCGTATGACGACGACGAACGGGGCGAGTGTTTCCGCAAATACGGATCTCCGCAAGAATCCTGGAAAGACCACTCCGAATTCCTCCGCAACAATCCCCGCTACAAATTCCTGTTCGACCTTAACCCGAACGATTACAAGGCATGGGCATACGGGTTGAAGACGGCAGGTTACGCCACCAGCCGCACCTATCCGCAGCAACTCATACAACTCATCGAAACTTACCAGCTTCAGCAATACACCGACATCGCCATGGGCAAAGGCGATATCCGGGCGAAAGACGTATTTGCCGGAGACCCCGGTTCCTACGCCCCCGCGCAGCAGCCGAAAACTACCCGCCCCGTGGTAGCCACCGCGGCACCCGTCAAAAAGTACCCGGAATCAGGCGTGTTCCGCATCAACAATCGCAAAGCCATCTATGTTAAAAAAGGAACGGCGCTCATCCAGGTTGCGAGCGCGAATGATATCCGCCTCAGTTCTTTACTCAAATACAATGACCTCCCGGCAGACGCGCCCCTGGAAAAGGACATGGTCATCTTCCTCCAGGGCAAAAGCAAGCGCGGCAGTAACGATTTCCATATCGTGGCCCCCGGCGAATCCCTGCACGACATTTCCCAGGCCGAAGGCGTGCAGCTCCGCTGGTTACGCCGCCGCAACAAACTCGAGGAAGGCGAACAACCCGCGGCAGGGGAACGCATCGCGCTGGATGGCTATGCTTCCGCGAAGCCCCGCCTCGGCAGCAATTCCGTCGCGATTGTGGATGAGCACGAAGACCTGAAGCCCCGCGAAATCATCCGGGACATCAAAAAGGAAATCGAGAAAGCCTCCGCGCAGGCGCCTGTAGCCGAAAACAGACCGGCCACCCCGCCGCCCGCTCCAGAGAAAACTTCCCAGTCGCTGCCCCCCGGCATGATCGAAGACCTCAAAAAAGCAGGCGCGCAAACCTCCGGCCGCGAACAATACCACACCGTTGGCGAAAAGGAAACTTTGTACGGCATTTCCCGCCGCTACGGCTGCACCGTCTCGCAACTCCAGGAATGGAACAACCTGCAGGACAACGGCATCAAAATCGGCCAGCAACTGGTCGTGAAAAAATAA
- the hpt gene encoding hypoxanthine phosphoribosyltransferase has product MIQVHDKKFVPYIAEEKLQARIREMAQQISLDLEGKKPLFIAILNGSFMFAADIFKHLTIEAEISFIKLASYKGTKSTGNVITAIGLDEDLYGRTVVILEDIVDTGKTLSQFLPQLEHQQPEKLMVVSLLTKPEAMTHPVHIDYLGFSVPNKFLLGYGLDYDGLGRNLPEIYQLAE; this is encoded by the coding sequence ATGATCCAGGTACATGATAAAAAGTTCGTCCCTTATATCGCTGAGGAGAAACTGCAGGCGCGCATCCGGGAAATGGCGCAACAGATCAGCCTCGACCTCGAAGGGAAAAAACCACTTTTTATCGCCATCCTCAACGGATCGTTCATGTTCGCCGCCGATATCTTCAAACACCTGACCATCGAGGCGGAAATCTCCTTTATCAAACTTGCTTCCTACAAAGGCACCAAGTCAACCGGCAACGTCATTACCGCCATCGGGCTCGACGAGGACCTCTACGGCCGCACTGTAGTGATCCTCGAAGATATCGTGGATACCGGGAAGACGCTCAGCCAGTTCCTTCCCCAGCTGGAGCACCAGCAGCCCGAAAAACTCATGGTGGTTTCGCTGCTCACCAAGCCGGAAGCCATGACGCATCCCGTCCATATCGACTACCTCGGTTTTTCCGTTCCCAACAAATTTCTGCTCGGTTACGGCCTCGATTACGATGGCCTGGGCCGTAATCTCCCCGAAATCTACCAGCTGGCCGAGTAA
- a CDS encoding VWA domain-containing protein: protein MYKLLMLFLCASWSMSGVAQQRKVVTGAVQDSLRHDPVKGVRVTAWPDTVSVQTNQYGLFRLEVSGSSTHLVFYHPGYARKFVPLQHDRMLIELSPLKKIPDASNDIAQAKARARYAHSTNPNYSNLGVAITNFYDETYGRLYENKFVDAGKKPVSDFALDVDRAAYSNMRRFARLKQPVPVDAVRIEEMLNYFHYSYPLPRQDSLFAMYSHYTDCPWEPRHNLFQVAVRAKRIETDSLPASNLVFLIDCSGSMGTPNKLPLLQAAFRVLVNNLRPRDKVAIVAYAGTPGLVLPCTPGNQKEKILQSIDYLSAGGATGGEAAIKMAYKIAMENFIRGGNNRVIMATDGDFNVGQTSDQDMEDLIAMQKEGGVLLTCLGFGMKDYKDSKLETLASKGNGNFAYIDDLEEANKVFAREFGSTLFTIARDVHAQVTFDPRRVKAYRLLGYENKILKDDNFDSLKVTGGIVGSGHCVVAMYEITPVHPDPGGALATVSLTYRPDGDPQTYRLEETMNIKVTRFHESSDDCRFAASVGLFGMLLRKSQYAGKGNTDMVTRIAKHALGPDPGGIAGSF, encoded by the coding sequence ATGTATAAACTCCTCATGTTGTTTCTTTGCGCAAGCTGGAGCATGAGCGGAGTGGCGCAACAGCGAAAAGTGGTGACCGGTGCGGTGCAGGATAGCCTCCGGCACGACCCGGTCAAAGGCGTGAGGGTCACCGCATGGCCGGATACTGTTTCCGTACAGACGAATCAATACGGTTTATTCAGATTGGAAGTTTCCGGCAGCAGCACCCACCTGGTATTCTACCATCCCGGATACGCACGTAAATTTGTGCCGCTTCAGCATGACCGCATGCTCATCGAATTGAGCCCCCTGAAGAAAATTCCCGATGCCAGCAACGATATTGCCCAGGCAAAAGCCCGTGCGCGCTATGCCCACAGCACCAATCCCAATTACAGCAACCTCGGCGTCGCGATCACCAACTTTTATGACGAAACGTATGGCCGCCTCTACGAAAATAAATTCGTGGATGCCGGTAAAAAGCCTGTGTCCGACTTTGCCCTGGACGTGGACCGCGCTGCCTATAGCAATATGCGCCGCTTCGCCCGGCTGAAACAACCCGTGCCCGTGGATGCCGTCCGCATCGAAGAAATGCTGAACTATTTCCATTACAGCTACCCTTTGCCGCGACAAGATTCCCTCTTCGCCATGTACAGTCATTACACCGACTGCCCCTGGGAGCCGCGGCATAACCTGTTCCAGGTAGCGGTGCGGGCAAAGCGGATCGAGACCGACAGCCTCCCGGCCAGCAATCTCGTGTTCCTGATCGACTGCTCCGGCAGTATGGGCACGCCCAATAAACTTCCTTTGCTCCAGGCTGCCTTCCGGGTGCTGGTGAACAATCTCCGGCCGCGGGATAAAGTAGCCATCGTTGCTTATGCGGGTACGCCTGGACTGGTGCTCCCCTGCACGCCCGGTAATCAAAAGGAAAAGATCCTTCAATCTATCGATTACCTGAGCGCCGGCGGCGCTACCGGGGGAGAAGCCGCTATCAAAATGGCTTATAAAATCGCTATGGAAAACTTCATCCGAGGCGGCAATAACCGGGTGATCATGGCCACCGACGGCGACTTCAACGTAGGCCAAACCAGCGACCAGGATATGGAAGACCTGATCGCCATGCAGAAAGAAGGCGGCGTTTTGCTGACCTGCCTCGGCTTCGGGATGAAGGATTACAAGGATTCGAAACTGGAAACCCTTGCCAGCAAAGGCAACGGGAACTTCGCGTATATCGACGACCTGGAGGAAGCCAATAAAGTTTTTGCCCGGGAGTTCGGTTCCACGCTGTTCACCATCGCGCGCGACGTGCATGCCCAGGTGACTTTCGACCCGAGGCGCGTGAAGGCTTATCGCTTGCTGGGGTATGAAAATAAAATTCTCAAGGATGATAATTTCGATAGCCTGAAAGTGACCGGCGGGATCGTGGGCTCGGGGCATTGCGTAGTGGCGATGTACGAGATCACACCTGTGCATCCTGATCCTGGGGGAGCCCTCGCCACGGTATCGCTCACTTACCGGCCCGACGGTGATCCGCAAACATACCGCCTCGAAGAAACGATGAATATAAAAGTCACCCGCTTCCATGAGTCTTCAGATGATTGCAGGTTTGCCGCTTCGGTGGGGCTGTTCGGCATGCTGCTGCGCAAATCCCAATACGCCGGAAAAGGTAATACCGATATGGTCACACGCATCGCGAAACACGCATTGGGCCCCGATCCCGGGGGTATCGCAGGGAGTTTTTAA
- a CDS encoding sodium:solute symporter family protein — protein MLTAFVLVYLLITILIGRWAARKVKSAGDFIVAGRSLPLGISTCVIFATWFGSETMLGATSEFAQHGLIGVIEDPFGASLCLLLVGLFYARKLYRQNVLTFCDYFRVRFGRKAEIVSALLMIPSYFGWIAAQIVAMGIVINTVMGISVETAMITSGMIVMGYTYMGGMWSVSVTDFIQTIMIIVGILVITYIVVDAAGGISTVVDRAPAGTFRFFPDRDWNSWLHYMAAWFTIGLGSIPQQDVFQRLMSSKSERVAQYSSYLGALMYLVIGSLPLLIVLCAQQLYPDLGAADTSTILPDMVMQHGNLFIQILFFGALLSAIMSTTSGAILAPATVLGENLVKPFFRSISDKKFLLIIRLSVVAVSAIAIAMAFASQDIYQLVATSSVLSLVSLFVPLTAGLYWKRANEMGANLSIVLGTAGYIYAEWMETTTPPLFVGLLWSIAGMLIGAFSWRSKPSEGPAVP, from the coding sequence ATGCTCACGGCGTTTGTACTCGTTTACCTGCTCATCACCATCCTCATCGGCCGTTGGGCGGCGCGGAAGGTTAAGAGCGCCGGCGACTTCATCGTAGCGGGGCGCAGCCTGCCGTTAGGCATCAGCACTTGTGTGATCTTCGCGACCTGGTTCGGTTCGGAAACGATGCTGGGGGCTACGAGCGAGTTTGCGCAGCATGGTTTGATCGGTGTGATAGAAGATCCGTTCGGGGCGTCGTTGTGCCTGTTGCTGGTGGGATTGTTTTACGCGCGGAAGCTGTACCGCCAGAACGTGCTCACTTTCTGCGACTATTTCAGGGTACGGTTTGGCAGGAAGGCGGAAATCGTGTCCGCATTACTCATGATCCCCTCCTACTTCGGCTGGATCGCAGCGCAGATCGTAGCCATGGGAATCGTGATCAATACCGTGATGGGCATTTCCGTTGAAACTGCCATGATCACCAGCGGGATGATCGTCATGGGCTATACTTACATGGGCGGGATGTGGTCGGTTTCGGTTACTGATTTCATCCAGACCATCATGATCATCGTGGGCATTCTCGTCATTACCTACATCGTGGTGGATGCGGCGGGAGGCATCTCGACAGTTGTGGATCGCGCTCCTGCGGGCACTTTCCGCTTCTTCCCCGACCGCGACTGGAACAGCTGGCTGCACTATATGGCGGCATGGTTCACGATTGGGCTAGGCTCCATTCCGCAGCAGGATGTTTTTCAAAGACTGATGAGTTCCAAAAGTGAGCGGGTAGCGCAATACAGCTCCTACCTCGGCGCACTGATGTACCTGGTGATCGGCTCCCTGCCGCTGCTGATCGTACTCTGCGCCCAACAGCTTTACCCGGATCTCGGCGCCGCCGATACTTCCACCATCCTGCCCGATATGGTAATGCAGCACGGCAACCTCTTCATCCAAATCCTCTTTTTCGGCGCGCTGCTTTCCGCCATCATGAGCACGACCAGTGGCGCCATCCTTGCGCCGGCCACCGTGCTGGGCGAGAATCTCGTTAAACCATTCTTCCGCAGTATCAGCGATAAAAAGTTCCTGCTTATCATCCGGCTTTCTGTAGTGGCGGTATCCGCCATCGCTATTGCCATGGCCTTTGCTTCGCAGGATATTTACCAACTGGTGGCTACTTCTTCCGTACTGAGCCTTGTGTCTTTATTCGTACCGCTCACGGCGGGATTGTACTGGAAACGCGCTAACGAAATGGGCGCCAACCTCTCGATCGTGCTGGGAACGGCAGGATATATTTACGCGGAATGGATGGAAACAACGACGCCGCCGCTGTTTGTGGGATTGTTGTGGAGCATCGCCGGAATGCTCATCGGTGCCTTTTCATGGAGATCAAAACCTTCCGAAGGTCCGGCGGTACCATAA